ACGCGACCCGGACGATGCGCTGGGGCGGGGTGATCCTCGGGCTGTTCATCGTCTGGCACATCCTCGACCTGACCACCCTCACGGTGAACCCGGCCGCCGAGGAGGGCCACCCGTACCAGAACATCGTGGCCTCGTTCTCCACCTGGTACTCGGGCGGGATCTACTGCCTGGCGATGCTGGCGCTCGGCCTGCACGTGCGGCACGGCTTCTGGAGCGCCGCGCAGACCCTGGGCGTCAACAACCCGCGCCGGGACCGGGCGCTGAAGCTCGCGGCGAACGGGCTGGCGCTGCTGCTGACCGCGGGGTTCCTGTCGGTGCCGGTGGCCGTGATGGCCGGACTGGTCCGATGAACCCCCCACACCCCACCGGGAGCACGGCAATGAGCTACCTCGACTACACCCTCGGCGCGCCGCTCGCCGACACCGCCGCCCCGGCCGGGCCGATCGAACAGCGCTGGGAGCAGCGGCGGTTCGAGGCCAAGCTGGTCAACCCGGCCAACCGCCGCAAGCACACCGTCATCGTGGTCGGCACCGGCCTGGCCGGCGGCGCGGCCGGCGCGACCCTGGCCGAACAGGGCTACCACGTCGTCCAGTTCTGCTTCCAGGACTCCCCGCGGCGGGCCCACTCGATCGCCGCGCAGGGCGGCATCAACGCCGCCAAGAACTACCGCAACGACGGCGACTCGGTGCGCCGGCTGTTCTACGACACCGTCAAGGGCGGCGACTTCCGGGCCCGCGAGTCCAACGTGCACCGGCTCGCCGAGGTCTCGGTGGAGATCATCGACCAGTGCGTGGCCCAGGGCGTCCCGTTCGCCCGCGAGTACGGCGGCCTGCTCGACACCCGCTCCTTCGGCGGCGTCCAGGTCTCCCGCACCTTCTACGCCCGCGGCCAGACCGGCCAGCAGCTGCTGCTCGGCGCCTACCAGGCGCTGTCCCGGCAGATCGCCGCCGGGAACGTCGAGATGCACCCGCGCACCGAGATGCTCGACCTGCTGGTGGTCGACGGCCGGGCCCGCGGCATCGTCGCCCGCGACCTGGTCACCGGCGAGATCCGCTCCTACACCGCGGACGCCGTGGTGCTCGCCACCGGCGGCTACGGCAACGTCTTCTACCTCTCCACCAACGCCAAGAACTCCAACGCCACCGCGATCTGGCGGGCCCACCGGCGCGGCGCGCACTTCGCCAACCCGTGCTTCACCCAGATCCACCCCACCTGCATCCCGCGCTCCGGCGACCACCAGTCCAAGCTGACCCTGATGAGCGAGTCGCTGCGCAACGACGGCCGGATCTGGGTGCCGAAGGCCAAGGGCGACACCCGCCCGGCGGCGCAGATCCCGGAGGACGAGCGGGACTACTACCTGGAGCGGATCTACCCGGCGTTCGGCAACCTGGTGCCCCGCGACATCGCCTCCCGGGCCGCCAAGGTGGTCTGCGACGAGGGCCGCGGCGTCGGCCCCGGCGGGCAGGGCGTCTACCTGGACTTCGCCGACGCCGTCGCCCGGCTCGGCCGGGACGCCGTCGAGGCCAAGTACGGCAACCTGTTCGAGATGTACGAGCGGATCACCGCCGAGGACCCGTACACCGTCCCGATGCGGATCTACCCGGCGATCCACTACACGATGGGCGGCCTCTGGGTCGACTACGACCTGCAGACCACGATCCCCGGCCTGTTCGCGATCGGCGAGGCCAACTTCTCCGACCACGGCGCCAACCGGCTCGGCGCCAGCGCCCTGATGCAGGGCCTGGCCGACGGCTACTTCGTGCTGCCGCCCACCCTCAACGACTACCTGGGCCGCACCAAGCTCGCCGCCGTCCCCGCCGACCACCCCGAACTCGCCGCCGTCCAGGCCGAGTCCGCCGACCGGCTGAAGCGGATCCTGGCCGTCGACGGCGACCGCACCCCCGACTCCTTCCACCGCGAA
The window above is part of the Kitasatospora sp. NA04385 genome. Proteins encoded here:
- a CDS encoding fumarate reductase/succinate dehydrogenase flavoprotein subunit, translating into MSYLDYTLGAPLADTAAPAGPIEQRWEQRRFEAKLVNPANRRKHTVIVVGTGLAGGAAGATLAEQGYHVVQFCFQDSPRRAHSIAAQGGINAAKNYRNDGDSVRRLFYDTVKGGDFRARESNVHRLAEVSVEIIDQCVAQGVPFAREYGGLLDTRSFGGVQVSRTFYARGQTGQQLLLGAYQALSRQIAAGNVEMHPRTEMLDLLVVDGRARGIVARDLVTGEIRSYTADAVVLATGGYGNVFYLSTNAKNSNATAIWRAHRRGAHFANPCFTQIHPTCIPRSGDHQSKLTLMSESLRNDGRIWVPKAKGDTRPAAQIPEDERDYYLERIYPAFGNLVPRDIASRAAKVVCDEGRGVGPGGQGVYLDFADAVARLGRDAVEAKYGNLFEMYERITAEDPYTVPMRIYPAIHYTMGGLWVDYDLQTTIPGLFAIGEANFSDHGANRLGASALMQGLADGYFVLPPTLNDYLGRTKLAAVPADHPELAAVQAESADRLKRILAVDGDRTPDSFHRELGELLWEECGMARDEAGLRRALERIPLIRDEFWRRIKVPGTGEELNQALEKANRLVDYFELAELMCLDALHRAESCGGHFRTESATPEGEAARRDEEFGYAAAWEFTGTGEAPVLHKEELVFEHVHPTQRSYA